The following is a genomic window from Solidesulfovibrio sp..
CCGCCCAAGTACGTCCCCCTGCCGGCCTCGGCCAGGAACATGCACGTGCGGTTGCTTGACGTCCTGGAAAAGGCCCGGCAGGCGGCCGAGGACTCGCCCTACAACACCGAGCGCGGCCAGGGCGAGGTGGGGTTCGTCGCTTCCGGCGCGGCCCGCAACTATTTAAGCGACGTGCTGGCCGACGACGGCCTGGAGGGCACGGTCCGGGTCCTGGAACTCGGCCAGGCCTCTCCGCTGCCCGAGGACCGCATCGCCGCCTTCCTGGCCAAGTGCCGCACGGTGGTCATCGTCGAGGAACTCGAACCCGTGCTCGAAACGGAAATCCGGGCCCTGGCCCAGAAGCGCGGCATCGCCGTGACCATCGTCGGCAAGGGCGAGAACCTGCCCCGGCGCGGCGAATACGCCACGCCCAACGTCCGCGCCGCCGTGCGCGCCGCCCTGGGCCGGCAGACGGCCCCGGTCGAGACCCTGTCCGTGCCGGCCGACCTGCCCAAACGTCCGCCCAACCTCTGCGCCGGCTGCCCCCACCGGGCCGCCTACTACGCCGTGCGCCAGGTCTACGGCGACAACGCCGTCTATTCCTCGGACATCGGCTGCTACACCCTGGGCTTTCTGCCGCCGTTTAAGGCCGCCGATTTCCTGCTGTGCATGGGCTCGTCCATCTCCACGGGCGCCGGGTTCGCCCGGGCCTCGGGCAAGCCGGTGGTGGCCTTCATCGGCGACTCCACTTTCTTTCATTCCGGCATCACCGGGCTCATCGACGCCGTGGCCTACGACCACGACCTGCTGGTGGTGATCCTCGACAACCGCACCACGGCCATGACCGGCCATCAGCCCAACCCCGGGGTGGACACCACCATCTTCGGCGAAAACCCCAATCCGGTGGACCTGCTGGCCCTCATTCGCGCCTGCGGCATCGAACCGGTCAAGGTCAACCCCCTCAACCACAAGGCCATGGTCGCCGCCCTGGAGAACCTCGCCGGGCGGCATGGCCCGCGCGTGCTCGTGGCCGAGTATCCCTGCCCCATCCATGCCCGGCGCGTGGGCAAGGCAAAAAAGACCCCGCCCGCCCGGGTCGCCGGCGATCCGGCCGCCTGCCTGGCCGTGCGCGACAACCTGGCCTGTCCGGCCTTCGCCATGGAAGGGGACGTTTTCACCATCAACGCCGAACAATGCGACGGCTGCATGTACTGCGTGCAGCTTTCGGCCGACATCAAGCCCGGCAAAAAGGAAGCATGATG
Proteins encoded in this region:
- the iorA gene encoding indolepyruvate ferredoxin oxidoreductase subunit alpha; protein product: MGKELLTAPAGETLLLLGNEAIARGALEGGVRFVTCYPGTPSSEVPDTFFRLSQGAPYYFEYSVNEKVALEVAGGATLAGLPSLVTMKHVGVNVAADPLMTLAYVSAPGGLVLLSADDPGCHSSQNEQDNRIYARLGGLPCFEPATAQECKDMARDALLLSRTLETPVMLRTTTRVNHVRGPVTLGAVPESIEEKPFVKNPPKYVPLPASARNMHVRLLDVLEKARQAAEDSPYNTERGQGEVGFVASGAARNYLSDVLADDGLEGTVRVLELGQASPLPEDRIAAFLAKCRTVVIVEELEPVLETEIRALAQKRGIAVTIVGKGENLPRRGEYATPNVRAAVRAALGRQTAPVETLSVPADLPKRPPNLCAGCPHRAAYYAVRQVYGDNAVYSSDIGCYTLGFLPPFKAADFLLCMGSSISTGAGFARASGKPVVAFIGDSTFFHSGITGLIDAVAYDHDLLVVILDNRTTAMTGHQPNPGVDTTIFGENPNPVDLLALIRACGIEPVKVNPLNHKAMVAALENLAGRHGPRVLVAEYPCPIHARRVGKAKKTPPARVAGDPAACLAVRDNLACPAFAMEGDVFTINAEQCDGCMYCVQLSADIKPGKKEA